In Strix uralensis isolate ZFMK-TIS-50842 chromosome 7, bStrUra1, whole genome shotgun sequence, the following proteins share a genomic window:
- the MKI67 gene encoding proliferation marker protein Ki-67: MPLFGNIIVIKRNGTDGISFPLTASSCLFGRRTECDIRIQLPQVSKEHCKIEVNENKEAILTNLSTVNPTQLNGGCFQQPVPLKHGDVLTIIDRSFRFEYPLQSTPRKKRSRSPKDETLQVLHVQQVAEVELLHKQTSGSKSLHASDNAECEEKNANENKQSTEEKTCKALPVKLQTPKSAHGIHLSSRRQSEMSPFSKLYEKLKCEIKVKKTLQEGNVCQQAAKEDGKTVLLEPSARTSSSCVYDLGSLTKEKERSRSENIEECKIKQEVICSEFNQISAVGSATRKSFTRSPRTSISKETPRDAVERNHLQDRKELSTEGSSKSTEVTTKSSKENDANAAFPLKPCIIECLDCADKIKIHSSPAAVAKLAQMTNTINVSEVDKYVLSTPTSRRRSPRSHFISATKETSGVSPVYTDTPTTQRRVSLKCKSFSEILAETQREDSVCGNDSLKQLPLAENECLKQRRNSKQRTPGRPVKEEVLKEICDQANFVNSKEECSETPVSLSNSKSPRRSNRQSKELSNTSVHLETPAAEELTSELSSTASPKSDSGRQRGRPRTSGLQTEKALETSAVQEHPSKTPDGNDKGAKEDLATKGHHQKRDLEDACDTRPRRLSFRRRSSGSAAVLKGNEAVSEMNVSGLLAGGESGKTKMLSQKRKSGGLLLQPLEKRKRVSFGGHLSPELFDKSLPPNSPIKRGAIPARLSLPFGNSPRAVLKKAQGLKRFTVQELSEHLQKETMSPKHLPAWKSPAASSPASGKATPTLPLGSPALFTKGRFSVSHITTPSPIAEEKYAVAENVNTKEKNDPQVKTPKSSHVHQDDKTSSTTTPDKLTKSAQVASKVTPMRRSGAVAVINAKRRSGASSANLLVAKSWAEVVKLGVARSQSKTVKKSVRKGSSLKKKTKSPKTPERKIKGHFSTGHAESPATIVVGRAYSTTVRTVGQVPKVVKNPIMKLNVNMDESFTGIAEMFQTPENKSGKTLPLASVQKTDFTPTCTAVETSELQTPEESGEMMVSPLNSSDASEQKQDSPDIFHFQIEESVKCVFDTLSMKTPENVKAILGENVSVASLSIIPEKQTPRLKSGSKRRTPKQKSEPVEDLPGIKQLRKTPKRTLDPVEALSGIKALMRTPKRKPEPIEVLLDIKQLRRTPKRTLEPVEALSGIKELMRTPKRKPEPTEVLSGIKQLMKTPKQKPEPIEVLSGIKQLMKTPKSKPEPIEDLSGIKQLMKTPKSKPEPIEDLSGIKQLMKTPKRKPEPIEDLSGIKQLMKTPKSKPEPIEDLSGIKQIMKTPKRKPEPIEDLSGIKQLMKTPKQKPEPIEVLSGIKQLMKTPKSKPEPIEDLSGIKQLMKTPKSKPEPIEDLSGIKQLMKTPKRKPEPIEDLSGIKQLMKTPKSKPEPIEDLSGIKQIMKTPKRKPEPIEDLSGIKELMRTPKQKPEPIEVLSGIKKLMRTPKQKPEPIEVLSGIKELMRTPKRKPEPIEVLSGIKQLMKTPQQELEPVMGETGFQRLLKTPAQEGEAVKDVAGVTLTRKTPKLKCQPVEDMIGVSRIFKTPEENVEPIGVEPIEDIFDMSTLVKAPREKYQPADDFVGLQRLMAEPKQKCSNFKVDYVGLAELFEIPEETKVGSGSVPDSEQEDTAPPCTNSSHKYEDKGNVSQSEDSQQRESTSEDDSTQRPTKGRSRKTKVHPASAKQCEKNLNSKELQSLEKKSTQEEMEEISTSTSAAKNRGRGRRANRCIQEEIVSQHPDPEEVEIDSFVEGLGATRRAGRGKGKKTAELKHAGENLESCGKASSVVQKQRANRKQTLQEYGFNGILETEDDPAISSSIQNENCQLQTGLKRPENKPNQGGVEDSEEMLLWPRRSGGIKEVENTESLIPPKGAKRARNNPIKQASSQDLPGTRRQLRKGPSAKIKGDKQTFNKDTKTATAEKSESGTKFKIKITEKRLKSLRSARKHSTELKADICEMALENLQNIPKIKETSTETGTETQSHIKNEIKVSQGDTEEALSGIKELMRTPKRKPEPTGVLLGIKQLRRTPKRKVEPVEALSGIKELMRTPKRKPEPIEVLSGIKQLMKTPQQELEPVMGETGFQRLLKTPAQEGEAVKDVAGVTLTRKTPKLKCQPVEDMIGVSRIFKTPEENVEPIGVEPIEDIFDMSTLVKAPREKYQPADDFVGLQRLMAEPKQKCSNFKVDYVGLAELFEIPEETKVGSGSVPDSEQEDTAPPCTNSSHKYEDKGNVSQSEDSQQRESTSEDDSTQRPTKGRSRKTKVHPASAKQCEKNLNSKELQSLEKKSTQEEMEEISTSTSAAKNRGRGRRANRCIQEEIVSQHPDPEEVEIDSFVEGLGATRRAGRENPLRRGKRREVAAASQTSRSLPVRRRHGLPEGDDKKTTVREDQNPALGNKTLQVKRNASARGARKKIDLAAEAGSSSSLQRKFDLSETDDKEEGTNEEQNMSLETVSCAKEKPLGRGRRKETALASHTTNHISLRGKRRLPADNGREAAPKEYQNVPLETFDSPVKENQLRRGRRKDIALSLEATSSIQGKQGLSKESSRKKKLILDNPETPEEQENILLAVAPSAKGNPSRVGRKRRISSKSEETTSAFLRENPALPINRCQKGILKKQEVNPIQQATSSSRRRKCELPSDDLASKKSKSENDENGSLQKGRRNKAKEQLGEEGVRATRTTGGTDRKTRSSTRTSARARK, translated from the exons ATGCCGCTCTTTGGGAATATCATCGTAATTAAACGGAATGGGACTGATGGAATTAGTTTTCCACTCACTGCAAGTTCTTGTTTATTTGGAAG GAGAACAGAATGTGATATTCGCATCCAATTGCCTCAGGTGTCGAAAGAACATTGTAAAAttgaagtaaatgaaaacaaggaG gcaaTACTGACTAATTTAAGTACGGTAAATCCTACGCAGCTGAATGGTGGTTGTTTTCAGCAACCTGTACCTCTGAAGCACGGAGATGTGTTAACTATTATTGATCGTTCTTTCAG ATTTGAATATCCTCTCCAATCAACTCCAAGAAAGAAACGTTCTAGGTCTCCAAAAGATGAAACACTGCAG GTTCTTCATGTTCAGCAGGTGGCAGAAGTGGAATTACTACACAAACAAACTTCAGGATCTAAAAGTCTTCATGCTTCAG ataaTGctgaatgtgaagaaaaaaatgccaatgaaaataaacaaagtaCAGAGGAAAAAACTTGCAAAGCTTTACCTGTCAAACTACAAACACCCAAATCTGCACACGGAATACATCTCTCTAGTAGGAGGCAAAGTGAAATGTCTCCCTTTAGTAAACtttatgaaaaactgaaatgtgaaattAAAGTGAAGAAAACTCTGCAAGAGGGAAATGTATGTCAACAAGCTGCAAAAGAAGATGGGAAGACTGTTCTGCTAGAGCCAAGTGCTCGAACTTCATCGAGTTGTGTTTATGATCTGGGAAGCCtgactaaagaaaaagaaagaagtagaaGTGAAAATATTGAAGAAtgtaaaataaagcaagaagTAATCTGTTCAGAATTTAACCAGATCTCAGCTGTAGGAAGCGCTACCAGGAAGAGTTTTACCAGGAGTCCTCGAACTTCTATTTCAAAGGAGACACCAAGAGATGCTGTGGAAAGAAATCACTTGCAGGATCGTAAGGAACTAAGTACAGAAGGCAGTTCTAAAAGTACTGAAGTTACAACCAAATCCAGTAAGGAGAATGATGCAAATGCAGCATTTCCACTGAAGCCGTGCATTATAGAATGCTTGGATTgtgcagataaaataaaaatacacagctCTCCAGCAGCAGTAGCTAAACTAGCACAAATGACAAACACAATTAATGTTTCTGAAGTAGATAAATATGTTCTGTCTACACCAACATCCAGGAGGAGGAGTCCTCGGTCGCATTTCATATCAGCTACCAAAGAAACCAGTGGAGTGAGTCCTGTATATACTGATACTCCAACAACTCAGCGACGTGTGTCATTGAAATGTAAgtctttttcagaaattttagcTGAGACTCAAAGGGAAGATTCAGTGTGTGGAAATGATAGCCTCAAACAACTGCCTTTGGCAGAAAATGAATGCTTGAAACAAAGACGAAACAGTAAACAACGTACCCCAGGAAGACCTGTAAAAGAAGAAGTGCTGAAAGAAATTTGTGATCAGGCAAACTTTGTTAACTCAAAAGAGGAATGTTCTGAAACTCCCGTTTCTCTTTCAAATTCCAAGAGTCCCAGAAGAAGTAACAGGCAAAGTAAAGAATTATCAAACACAAGTGTCCATTTGGAGACACCGGCCGCAGAAGAGTTAACATCAGAACTGTCATCTACTGCTAGTCCGAAGTCTGACTCTGGAAGACAAAGGGGTAGGCCAAGGACCTCTGGTCTGCAAACTGAAAAAGCCTTGGAGACAAGTGCTGTTCAAGAACATCCCAGTAAAACTCCAGATGGAAACGACAAGGGAGCTAAAGAAGACCTGGCCACGAAGGGGCATCACCAGAAACGAGATTTGGAAGATGCCTGTGATACGAGACCTCGTAGATTGTCGTTCAGGAGAAGGTCTTCTGGAAGTGCTGCTGTACTGAAAGGCAATGAGGCTGTCTCAGAAATGAATGTTTCTGGCCTGTTGGCTGGAGGAGAGTCAG GCAAGACAAAAATGCTATCTCAGAAGAGGAAAAGTGGTGGTTTGTTACTTCAGCctttagaaaaaaggaagagagtgTCTTTTGGTGGTCATCTAAGTCCAGAACTTTTTGATAAAAGTTTGCCTCCCAACTCGCCCATTAAAAGAGGTGCAATTCCTGCCAGACTGAGCTTACCGTTTGGAAACTCGCCACGTGCCGTTCTGaaaaaggctcagggattgaAGCGCTTCACAGTCCAG gaACTTTCTGAACATTTGCAGAAAGAAACCATGTCACCAAAGCATTTGCCAGCCTGGAAGTCACCAGCGGCCTCATCCCCTGCTTCTGGGAAAGCAACACCTACACTTCCTTTAGGCTCTCCAGCACTTTTCACAAAAGGCCGTTTCTCTGTCTCTCACATCACAACACCATCCCCaattgcagaagaaaagtatGCCGTTGCAGAAAACGTGAATACGAAGGAGAAAAATGATCCCCAAGTGAAAACCCCTAAATCTTCTCACGTTCACCAAGATGATAAAACCTCTTCAACGACTACACCTGACAAATTGACAAAAAGTGCACAAGTTGCTTCAAAGGTCACGCCCATGAGGAGAAGTGGGGCTGTAGCAGTTATCAATGCAAAAAGAAGAAGCGGTGCCTCTAGTGCCAATTTACTAG TTGCAAAATCTTGGGCAGAAGTGGTAAAACTAGGTGTTGCAAGATCACAGTCAAAGACTGTTAAAAAAAGTGTCCGAAAAGGAAGCTCcctaaagaagaaaaccaaatcaCCAAAg actccagaaagaaaaataaaaggtcatTTTAGTACAGGTCATGCAGAGTCACCTGCTACAATAGTTGTAGGTAGAGCTTATTCCACCACAGTCAGAACAGTTGGACAGGTCCCTAAAGTGGTAAAAAATCCTATCATGAAGCTAAACGTGAATATGGATGAAAGCTTCACAG GAATAGCTGAAATGTTTCAAACTCCAGAAAATAAGAGCGGAAAAACTTTACCTTTGGCCTCTGTTCAGAAGACTGATTTTACACCAACATGTACCGCAGTGGAAACTTCTGAATTGCAGACGCCTGAAGAATCTG GAGAGATGATGGTGTCACCGTTAAACAGTTCGGATGCTTCGGAACAGAAACAAGATAGTCCAgacatttttcactttcagatAGAGGAGTCGGTGAAGTGTGTATTTGATACATTATCCATGAAAACTCCTGAAAACGTAAAAGCTATCCTGGGAGAAAATGTTAGTGTGGCTAGTTTGTCAATaattccagaaaaacaaacaccTCGGCTGAAATCAGGAAGTAAAAGGAGGACCCCAAAGCAGAAGTCGGAGCCTGTCGAAGACCTGCCGGGCATCAAGCAGCTCAGGAAGACCCCAAAGCGGACGTTGGATCCTGTAGAGGCCTTGTCAGGCATTAAGGCGCTCATGAGGACCCCAAAGCGCAAGCCAGAGCCCATCGAGGTCCTGTTGGACATCAAGCAGCTCAGGAGGACCCCAAAGCGGACGCTGGAGCCTGTAGAGGCCTTGTCGGGCATCAAGGAGCTCATGAGGACCCCAAAGCGAAAGCCAGAGCCCACTGAGGTCCTGTCGGGCATCAAGCAGCTCATGAAGACCCCAAAGCAGAAGCCAGAGCCCATCGAGGTCCTGTCAGGTATCAAGCAGCTCATGAAGACCCCAAAGAGCAAGCCAGAGCCCATCGAGGACCTGTCAGGTATCAAGCAGCTCATGAAGACCCCAAAGAGCAAGCCAGAGCCCATCGAGGACCTGTCAGGTATCAAGCAGCTCATGAAGACCCCAAAGCGCAAGCCAGAGCCCATCGAGGACCTGTCAGGTATCAAGCAGCTCATGAAGACCCCAAAGAGCAAGCCAGAGCCCATCGAGGACCTGTCAGGTATCAAGCAGATCATGAAGACCCCAAAGCGCAAGCCAGAGCCCATCGAGGACCTGTCAGGTATCAAGCAGCTCATGAAGACCCCAAAGCAGAAGCCAGAGCCCATCGAGGTCCTGTCAGGTATCAAGCAGCTCATGAAGACCCCAAAGAGCAAGCCAGAGCCCATCGAGGACCTGTCAGGTATCAAGCAGCTCATGAAGACCCCAAAGAGCAAGCCAGAGCCCATCGAGGACCTGTCAGGTATCAAGCAGCTCATGAAGACCCCAAAGCGCAAGCCAGAGCCCATCGAGGACCTGTCAGGTATCAAGCAGCTCATGAAGACCCCAAAGAGCAAGCCAGAGCCCATCGAGGACCTGTCAGGTATCAAGCAGATCATGAAGACCCCAAAGCGCAAGCCAGAGCCCATCGAGGACCTGTCAGGCATCAAGGAGCTCATGAGGACCCCAAAGCAGAAGCCAGAGCCCATCGAGGTGCTGTCAGGCATCAAGAAGCTCATGAGGACCCCAAAGCAGAAGCCAGAGCCCATCGAGGTGCTGTCAGGCATCAAGGAGCTCATGAGGACCCCAAAGCGAAAGCCAGAGCCCATCGAGGTCCTGTCGGGCATCAAGCAGCTCATGAAGACCCCACAGCAAGAGTTGGAACCTGTTATGGGTGAAACTGGCTTTCAAAGATTGCTTAAGACTCCTGCACAAGAAGGGGAAGCAGTGAAAGATGTGGCAGGTGTTACTTTAACCAGGAAAACTCCAAAGCTGAAATGTCAACCAGTAGAAGACATGATTGGGGTCAGCCGTATTTTCAAGACACCAGAGGAAAACGTTGAACCCATAGGAGTTGAACCCATAGAAGATATATTTGATATGAGTACATTAGTGAAGGCTCCGAGAGAAAAGTATCAACCAGCTGATGATTTTGTGGGTCTGCAAAGGCTTATGGCAGAACccaagcagaagtgttctaattTCAAAGTGGACTATGTTGGACTTGCGGAATTGTTTGAAATACCAGAGGAAACAAAG GTCGGATCAGGAAGCGTTCCGGATTCTGAACAAGAAGATACTGCACCTCCTTGTACTAATTCCAGTCATAAATATG AAGATAAAGGAAATGTTTCACAAAGTGAAGATTCTCAACAGAGGGAATCAACTAGTGAAGACGACTCTACCCAGAGACCAACAAAGGGCAGGTCGAGGAAGACAAAAGTACATCCTGCTTCAGCAAAGCAGTGTGAAAAGAATTTGAATTCAAAAGAATTGCaaagtctggaaaaaaagagCACCCAAGAGGAGATGGAAGAGATCAGTACTTCAACTTCAGCAGctaaaaacagaggaagaggaaggagagcaaACCGTTGCATCCAAGAGGAAATTGTTTCACAGCATCCTGATCCGGAAGAAGTTGAAATTGATTCATTTGTGGAAGGACTTGGAGCTACTCGAAGAGCAGGAAgaggtaaagggaaaaaaacagcagagTTAAAACATGCAGGTGAGAATCTTGAGTCTTGTGGCAAAGCTTCTTCAGTGGTACAAAAACAACGTGCAAATAGAAAACAGACTTTGCAGGAGTATGGCTTCAATGGCATCTTAGAGACTGAAGATGATCCAGCCATATCTAGTagcattcaaaatgaaaattgtcaGCTGCAAACAGGTTTAAAAAGACCTGAAAACAAACCTAACCAAGGTGGTGTGGAAGACAGTGAAGAAATGCTTCTGTGGCCTAGAAGGTCTGGAGGAATAAAGGAAGTAGAAAATACAGAATCACTGATTCCACCTAAAGGAGCCAAAAGAGCTAGAAATAACCCCATTAAACAAGCTTCTTCACAGGACCTTCCTGGAACAAGAAGGCAGCTTCGTAAAGGCCCATCAGCAAAGATAAAAGGAGACAAACAGACTTTTAACAAAGATACTAAGACTGCCACAGCAGAAAAATCTGAGAGTGgaactaaatttaaaataaagataacagAGAAAAGATTGAAGTCTTTAAGAAGTGCTAGAAAGCACTCAACTGAATTAAAAGCAGACATTTGTGAAATGGCACTTGAAAATCTACAAAACATTCCAAAAATCAAGGAGACTTCAACTGAAACTGGTACTGAAACACAATCACACATCAAAAATGAGATTAAAGTATCTCAGGGAGATACTGAAGAGGCCTTGTCGGGCATCAAGGAGCTCATGAGGACCCCAAAGCGAAAGCCAGAGCCCACCGGGGTCCTGTTGGGCATCAAGCAGCTCAGGAGGACCCCAAAGCGGAAGGTGGAGCCTGTAGAGGCCTTGTCGGGCATCAAGGAGCTCATGAGGACCCCAAAGCGAAAGCCAGAGCCCATCGAGGTCCTGTCGGGCATCAAGCAGCTCATGAAGACCCCACAGCAAGAGTTGGAACCTGTTATGGGTGAAACTGGCTTTCAAAGATTGCTTAAGACTCCTGCACAAGAAGGGGAAGCAGTGAAAGATGTGGCAGGTGTTACTTTAACCAGGAAAACTCCAAAGCTGAAATGTCAACCAGTAGAAGACATGATTGGGGTCAGCCGTATTTTCAAGACACCAGAGGAAAACGTTGAACCCATAGGAGTTGAACCCATAGAAGATATATTTGATATGAGTACATTAGTGAAGGCTCCGAGAGAAAAGTATCAACCAGCTGATGATTTTGTGGGTCTGCAAAGGCTTATGGCAGAACccaagcagaagtgttctaattTCAAAGTGGACTATGTTGGACTTGCGGAATTGTTTGAAATACCAGAGGAAACAAAG GTCGGATCAGGAAGCGTTCCGGATTCTGAGCAAGAAGATACTGCACCTCCTTGTACTAATTCCAGTCATAAATATG AAGATAAAGGAAATGTTTCACAAAGTGAAGATTCTCAACAGAGGGAATCAACTAGTGAAGACGACTCTACCCAGAGACCAACAAAGGGCAGGTCGAGGAAGACAAAAGTGCATCCTGCTTCAGCAAAGCAGTGTGAAAAGAATTTGAATTCAAAAGAATTGCaaagtctggaaaaaaagagCACCCAAGAGGAGATGGAAGAGATCAGTACTTCAACTTCAGCAGctaaaaacagaggaagaggaaggagagcaaACCGTTGCATCCAAGAGGAAATTGTTTCACAGCATCCTGATCCGGAAGAAGTTGAAATTGATTCATTTGTGGAAGGACTTGGAGCTACTCGAAGAGCAGGAAgag AGAATCCACTGAGACGAGGGAAAAGACGAGAGGTTGCTGCAGCATCACAAACATCTAGATCTCTTCCTGTCAGAAGAAGACATGGGTTGCCAGAAGGTGATGATAAGAAGACGACTGTGAGAGAAGATCAAAATCCAGCTTTGGGAAATAAAACTTTGCAGGTGAAAAGAAATGCATCAGCGAGGGGCGCAAGGAAAAAGATTGATCtagcagcagaggcaggaagTTCATCTTCTCTCCAGAGAAAATTTGACTTGTCAGAAACTGATGATAAAGAGGAGGGTACTAATGAAGAACAAAATATGTCTTTGGAAACAGTGTCCTGTGCAAAAGAGAAGCCTTTAGGAAggggcagaaggaaagaaactgctCTGGCATCACACACAACTAATCACATTTCTCTTAGAGGAAAACGCCGTTTGCCAGCAGATAATGGTAGAGAAGCAGCTCCTAAAGAATATCAAAATGTTCCATTAGAAACTTTTGATTCACCCGTAAAAGAAAATCAGCtgagaagaggcagaaggaaagacaTTGCCCTCTCGTTAGAAGCCACAAGTTCTATTCAGGGAAAACAGGGCTTATCAAAAGAAAGTagtagaaagaaaaagctgattttGGACAATCCTGAAACTCCTGAAGAACAAGAGAATATACTTTTGGCAGTAGCTCCATCTGCAAAAGGAAATCCATCAAGAGTGGGCAGAAAGAGAAGAATTTCTTCCAAATCTGAAGAAACTACTTCCGCTTTTCTCAGGGAAAATCCTGCCTTGCCCATAAATAGATGTCAAAAGGGGATTCTTAAGAAACAAGAAGTTAACCCTATACAACAGGCAACTTCCTCTTCTCGCAGAAGAAAATGTGAGTTGCCATCAGATGACTTGGCAtccaaaaaatcaaaatcag AGAACGATGAAAATGGATCGCtccaaaaaggaagaagaaacaaagccaaAGAACAACTTGGTGAAGAGGGTGTAAGGGCTACTCGGACGACTGGAGGGACAGACAGGAAGACAAGATCAAGCACAAGAACAAGTGCAAGAGCGAGGAAATAA